The genomic interval CTGCCTGCATCCTGGCGATATAACCGTGATGATCAGATCCCCAAACATTGATAATTTTATTGAACCCGCGCTCCAGCTTGTCTTTATGATAGGCGATGTCCGGTGTCAGGTACGTATAGCTGCCATCCTGTTTGACTAACACCCGGTCTTTATCGTCGCCGAAATCAGTCGAGCGGAACCATACAGCCCCGTCCTGTTCATAAACATAACCGCCATCGCGCAATGTTTCCACAGCCGCTTGTACTTTGCCGTCCTCATACAGCGACTGTTCGGAAAACCAGTTATCAAACTGCACGCCAAATTCGTTAAGGTCTTTTTTAATCTGATCGAGTGCATGATTGAGTCCGTATTCCCGGAAAAAGGAAAAACGATCAGATGCATCGGCGTCCACCCATTTGTCCCCGTGTTCTTCGGCTAGCTCCCGGCCAATCGCGGCCACATCATTCCCGCGGTATCCGTCCTCAGGCATTTCAGCGTCATGCCCGAGCGCCTGCAAGTACCGGACTTCAACGGATGTAGCCAGCTTATCAATCTGGTTGCCCGCATCGTTAATATAGTATTCCCGTTCCACGTCATAACCCGCCGCGTCCAATACATTGCAAAATACATCGCCGTACGCCGCACCACGAGCATGGCCAAGGTGCAGATCACCAGTCGGGTTGACGGATACAAATTCCACTTGCACTTTTTCGCCCTTGCCGGTATCGGTTCGGCCATAAGTCTCGCCGGCTTGTAAAATAGTCGGGATCAAATCACCGAGAAAATCATTTTTCATAAAAAAGTTGATGAATCCAGGTCCTGCCACTTCGACTTTTTCCACACTCGCTTTTGCCGTGTCGAGATTGGCTGTAATATCCTCAGCAATTAGCTTCGGCGCTTTTTTGGCGATGCGGGCTAGCTGCATGGCAATATTTGTCGCAAAATCACCGTGCGCTTTTTCTTTCGGTTTTTCGAGAATCACTTCCGGAATGTCTTCTTCGGCTGCCAAGCCTGCTTTTAGGACAGCCGCAGCAATTTCCTGTTTCAGTATATCTTCTGTCTGTGCCAACACGTTACTCATTCGGAGCCCTCCTTATTGCGTACGTTTAAGGTTAGTTGATGCGTTCGTTCCTCTTGTCCGTTCAATTTCACGGTATAATCAATCGTCAGCTGCCCGGCTTCCTGTAATGACGGTCGCTGATAGTTCATCCGTTTCGTATAAGTTTCCATATGTATATTGCCGTGCGGATGCTGATACACATTTTCCGTTGATCGGTACTGGCGGAACTGCTGATGCATAGCAACCGGCCCTTTCCGCTTAATACTCACCTTATCGTTATAAATGGTAATCATGTTGCTGACTTGTGATCCGTCATCCATTGTTTCATTAAAAGTCAGCACATCCATTTTTTCCTGTTGATAATAACGACCCATTTGCCTTACCGTATTGTACTCCATTTCGCCATTGTCAGCAATCGCTGTTCGTAGTTCAATGGCAACCTGTTTCGCATTGTCGTTCATTTCCAACCGCTCCTGCTTGATATAATTGTCTATTATAGCGATAAACCCCAGTGATTTCAATACAAAGACTAGTGTTGACAGTTCCACCCTCGGTAGTCGATGCTCGCCGCTATTCCGTCGATGCTCGACGCTATTCCGGTGATATCCACCTCTATTCCGGTGATGTCCACCGCTATTCCGTTGATGCTCACCGCTATTCCGTTGATGTGCGCCTCTATTCCGGTGATGCTCCTCCCTATTCCGTCGATGTCCGACGCTATTCCGTTGATGTGCGCCTCTATTCCGTTGATGTCCGACGCTATTCCGTTGATATCCACCGCTATTCCGGTGATATCCACCCCTATTCCGCTGATGTCCACCGCTATTCCGCCGATGTCCACCGCTATTCCGCCGATGTCCACCGCTATTCCGGTGATGTCCACCGCTATTCCGGTGATGCGCATCGCTATTCCGTTGATGTCCACCTCTATTCCGTCGATGGCCGACGCTATTCCGTTGATGTGCGCCTCTATTCCGTCGATGCATCTCTATTCCGTCGATGGCCGACGCTATTCCGGTGATGCTCCCCACTATTCCGGTGATATCCACCTCTATTCCGTCGATGTGCGACACTATTCCGCACTATTCCGTTGATATTGACCCTTATTCCGTTGATGTTCCCCGCTATTCCGTTGATATTGGCCCTCATTCCGTTGATGCTCCCCCCTTATTCCGTTGATGTTCCGCACTATTCCGTTGATATTGACCCTCATTCCGTTGATGTTCCCCGCTATTCCGTTGATATTGACCCTCATTCCGTTGATGTTTCCCGCTATTCCGTTGATATTGGCCCTTATTCCGTTGATGTTCCCCGCTATTCCGGTGATACCCACCGCTATTCCGTCGATACCCGCCGCTATTCCGTTGATGTCCGCCACTATTCCGTCGATGTCCACCGCTATTCCGCCGATGTGCACCGCTATTCCGTCGATACCTGCTGCTCAGCAACCGGACTCTTGACCCGCCTGGATGGTTCCACTTTATAAAGATGAACGAACCGGCGTTTAATTCCGTTCATTTTTTCCCATAATGGAACTAGCTAGAAATCTGTCGAAAATGGGGCATGTGATATGCGGAATTTATTGCGGCTGCGCAGAGGCAAAAAAGGAAAAAAACGGTTAGCTTATCTGCTGCCGCTTTCGATTTTAACGGTGGGGATTGCACTGATCATCGGGGTTTATGCGGTCAGTTTTTTGCTTGGTCCCCCACCGTTGGCCAATGACCAAAACACGATTTATTACGGAATCAATGGGAATGTCATCGGTGAAGAGCGCGGTGCACAAAACCGTTATTGGGTAGGTCTGGATGAGATGCCGGCAAATCTAATCAATGCAACTTTGGCAATTGAGGATAAGCGTTTTTACGAGCATAACGGGTTCGATTTGATGCGGATTGCGAGTGCGGTTGTGTCTGATATCAAAAGTTTTTCCCTGAAAGAGGGGGCGAGCACACTTACCCAGCAATATGCTCGGAATTTGTATTTATCCCATGAAAAAACGTGGCTGCGCAAACTTAAGGAAGCGTTTTACACGATAAGGCTGGAAATGCACTATTCCAAAAAGGAAATTCTCGAGGGATATTTGAACACCATTTATTACGGACATGGCGCATATGGCGCGGAGGCAGCCAGTAGGCACTTTTTTGATAAACCGGCGGATAACCTTACATTGGCAGAGGCCGCGATACTTGCCGGTATTCCAAAAGGGCCTGCCTATTATTCACCATTCAATAACCTGGAAAACGCTGAACAACGGCAGGACGTCATTCTCGATCAGATGCTTGCAAACGGTTATATAAGCAAACAGGAACGGCGTCTTGCCACACGGGAAAAGCTCACCTTTACGGATGCACAAGAACGAGAGCGTGTGCCGGTTGCCCCGTATTTTCAGGATGCGGTGCTCAAAGAAGCGGCATCCATTTTAAATCTTGATTCGGAAAAAGTGCGCTCTGGTGGGTATGAAATTTACACAACACTTGATAAACATATGCAGAAGCAGCTGAAACAACATGCATCCGACGTCATTCGGTCCGGGAGTGATATCCAGCTCGGTGCCATGGCTATGAATCCTGACACAGGCGGCGTCCGTGCACTCGTTGGTGGCCGGGACTATACGAAAAGCCAATTCAACCGGGCAATGCAGGCTAAGCGGATGCCGGGTTCTTCCTTTAAACCATTTTTATACTATGCAGCACTGAAGAACGGCTACACACCCACCACGATGCTCATGAGCAAACCAACTGCATTCAGACTGGAAAACGGCAAAGTCTATCAGCCAAGCAACTACAACGGCTATTATGCCGATAAACCTATTTCACTTGCCCAAGCGCTGGCACTGTCGGATAACGTCTATGCCGTAAAAACCAATCTGTATCTTGGTCCGCAAAAATTGGTTGAAACAGCGCGCAAATTCGGGATTGAGAGTAAGCTGCCGGCGGTTCCCTCTCTAGCGTTGGGCAGTGCTGCGGTATCAGTGGAAGAAATGGTGACCGGCTACGGCATGCTGGCTAATGGCGGCCACCGAATCGATAGCCACACGGTGATGAAGATTGTGAACAAAAACGGAAAGACGGTATTTGAGCGGGACAATACGGATGGAGAGCAAGTGCTTGATCAGCAGACGGCATTTGTGCTGACACAACTTTTGACCGGTATGTTCGATCATGCACTTGATGGCTACATGCAGGTAACCGGAGCTAGTGTTGCTAATCAGCTGAGCAGGACCTATGCCGGTAAGTCAGGAACAACCAATGCAGACAGCTGGATGATCGGCTACAGCCCGTCGCTGGCGGTTGGCGTGTGGACCGGGTATGACGACAATAGGCAAATGGTTAAAACAGCCGAAAAGACCTACGCCAAAAACATATGGGCATCCTTTATGGAAGACGCACATACAGAAACCGCTGCAAAGCAATTTCAGGAACCTCCAGGGGTCACAGGTATTGCGATTGATCCTGACAGTGGCAAGCGAGCAACCCCTTATTGCGAGGATAGCCGGGTAATGTATTTTGAAAATGGAACAGCACCAAAGGAATATTGCAAGCTCCACATGCCAGAAAATAAGCAGCAGCCAGAAGAAGATAATAAAAAAGATCAACACGATAAAAAGGGTGTGTTCAAAAGAATAGTCGACTTTTTGTTTTGACACATAACCGAGGTGGCAGGCCCGAGCTGAAACTCGCGCGGACCGGCCAGAAACTTGCGCGATAATCGAAAATCTCGCGTGGCCAGAGCCACAACTCGCGCGGCCCAGCACGAATCTCGCGCGAAAACCGAAAAACTCGCGCGGCACAAGCTGAAACCCCGCAAAGGCTATACTTTCTAACGTTACAAGCAAAAAGAGCTGACTCCCGGCAATGCCTTCAATGGAGTCAGCTCTTTCTGTGTCCTAGTAATACATGTGTTAGTCCATGTACACTTATTTTACAAATTTCCACCAAAAAGTACAAGCGGAAAAATAATTGTTCACCATTCAGTCACAAAATGTTCACTAATTCGGAAGGGCATCTTTTAATTCTGCGGAAGCATTCTCCCACATCTCACCGCCTTCAAAATTAGCAAGAAAGTCTTTCAGAAGTTTTTTGGAATGGTCATCCATATGTTGAACCATAACTTTGCCCTTCAATGATTTCTCCATATGTTTTACATGTTCCGGCATTGATTTAAATGCACGTTTGATGGAACGGTCAACAATGATTTGACTGCCGCATACACCAGCAAAGTACGGACCATGCTCTCCTTTTTCAACCGTTACCCAAACGATCCAGTACAGTTTACCGTTGGCGACAACATCTCTGTCCGATTGAAATTTGACACGGCGCTCCACTTCACTGCGCCCATGCATCGCACCCATGTCAACAAACGCACGATCGTCATTTGGATCAATGATGACCGGGGACATATTTTCCAGACTGATGGATCCGATGCCATAGCCGCCATGGCCGTCATTTGGATCATCTTTAATAATATTGAACTGATTACTTTTCTTTTGGTTGGAAGATTGCTCAGAACTCATGTCAAAACCCTCCTGCAATATAGTGCATCCCATTGTAGCATATGGCGTGTCCGTTTTCATCTGATGCCCACTGCATCAGGTAAAGGCGCGTCTGCTCGGAAGAACTACTGCAACGGGCGGATGGTCCTAATAAACCGGAACGCCTCGTCCAATTCCGACTGTGAGTAGTTTTGCTTCGGTTTGACCGTATGCACTTTTTCCACTGCTTCGTCACGGCTCAGTCCGTCAAAATAAAGAATCGTCGAGACAAGCTCGAGAAAGCGGGAACTCTTTTCCTTTAGCATGGCGATTTGCTCAGTCATTTCCGGCATGTCCATCTGGAACTGACGTAAGAAGTCCAGTCCATCCCCTGTTATCTGGTAGTGATACTGAAAATAGTTGCTCTTTTCTTCTTTCCGTTCGGTTAAAAAGCCAAGGTTGCAGAGCTCCTCCGTCCTTAATGACAGTTCCTCCGAATACGGTCCGTAAAAATGAAACTGGTATTTTTCCTCGAATGGAAAGTCGCATTTTTGCAATATATAAATCATCTTCTGCAGTTTTTTTCGTCCGGTTACTTCCTTTGCTTCGGAAAAAAATTGCATCAGCTTGGCGTGGTCAGTCAGCATGATATTTCGCTCCTTTAATAGATTCTGTTCGCTCACTTATATACAAATGTCGTGATGCTTATGTATCCGCGGCTATCAAGCAGTTCCGGCGATAATCACCTGCGCAAGTCAAGATGTAGGAGTTCTGCAATCCGTTTTTTGGCAGGTTGCTCAGCAGGCAGCTTTTGCAGCATGTCTGCCGGATAATACAGTTTATGGTCCGTACGCTTTTTCCCGGATATGGACTCAACGATATCAGAGTTGCGGGACAGCTCCATTAAGCTACCATTCGGCATCAGTAAGTGAATCGGCAGGCGTTCTTCCTCTTCACCAGGGCGGTAAAAGTCGTACGGCAGATCTGATGAGGAGTCGACTTCCAAGTAATAATCCGGGTCAATGCCCACCTCTTGGAACAATCGATGAAGCTCCATCCACTCATTCATTTGCTGGTTCGGGTTAAATTCAATGTACTTAAACAGGCGCCGGTTCACAAACCGCTCGCACAAATCACACAGAATGGGGTCATCCTCTTCCTGCCAAAGTTGGAAATAATAGGTAACCACTGCCTCGTCCAACTTCAGATAATCGCGTAGGCCGACCGATTCATTAAAAAAGGAAATGAAATGAATTGGCTTCAACTTGAATACATAATCCTGTTCATACAAATACTTGGCACGATGCAGGATTTTTGACAAAATCACTTCCGCACTCCGGGTCACCGGGTGAAAATACACTTGCCAGTACATCTGATAGCGGCTCATAATATAGTCCTCAACCGCATGCATGCCGCTCGATTTGATAACAACCTGATCCTCCAGCGGCCGCATGACACGCAAAATACGCTCCATGTCGAAGTGCCCGTAGCTGACACCGGTAAAATACGCATCGCGCTGCAAGTAATCCATCCGGTCGGCATCAATCTGGCTGGAAATAAGGCTGACAACGAGCTGGTCCTCATAGGTCTTGTCAATTACATCAGCTACTTTTTGGGAAAATCCGGGTTCAACCCGCTCCAGAATGCGGTGAACTTGCGTGTCTCCGAGGATAATCTGTTGGGTGAAATGCTCATGATCCAGTTTGAATACTTTTTCAAAGGAATGAGAGAACGGGCCGTGCCCCAAATCATGTAAGAGTGCAGCACACAGGCAAAGCAGCCGTTCGCTCGCGTCCCAGCGCGGGCTATCTTCAAAATTCGTGATAATCCGCCGAACGATTTCATAGACACCGAGCGAGTGATTAAACCGGCTATGCTCGGCACCGTGAAACGTCAAATACGTTGTCCCGAGCTGCTTGATCCGTCTTAAGCGCTGAAATTCCGGTGTAGCAATCAAATCCCAGATCACCCGGTCATTGACATGAACATAGCGGTGCACCGGATCTTTGAAAACTTTTTCCTCATGCAATTGTTCATCTTTGTACGGCATATTTTCACCTGTTTCTATTCGGCAATTTGGTTTATATTATATAATAGATTCACGAGAGTTAAAAGAGGTTGTTCAAAAGGTCCGGTAAAAATGACGCTTCGAAATTCTTCGTTGGCTTGTTTCTTCGCTGCTCATGTATCTAATAGCATACATTCCGCTGCTCGAAACTACACCGCCTCGAACTTCTCGGTCCTTTTTATCCTCCCTTTTAAACACAGACTAAAAGGATAGACTAAAGGAGTACACTATGAAAAACTGGAAAGAAGTCGTGCACCACACGACATTTCGTTACCTTGACCATACTGAAAAGAATTTTTTCCACGGGCAGGCATACACTGCGCTGACGTCGTTTGCTGTCGACGATGTGCTCGCACTTTCTGCTGCCGGTACGAATGCTAATCCGGCGCTCCGGCTCTGGGTGCATCCGGATACGGTTGTGTTAGGCATTCCGGATGCACGCCTACCGCATCTGGAGGAAGGAATCCAGCTATTGTCGAACCACGGTTATCGTGCCATTGTTCGCAATTCCGGTGGGCTGGCGGTTGCCTTGGATACAGGTGTCTTAAACATTTCCCTCGTCCTGCCCGATGTTAGAGGGTTGTCCATCCACGACTGTTACGAGGCGATGGTTAGCTTTATTCAATATATGTTGCGCGACCTCACCGATGCGATCGAAGCATATGAAATTGTCGGATCTTACTGTCCCGGCGACTATGACTTAAGCATTAACGGACGAAAATTTGCCGGCATCTCCCAACGCCGGGTAAAGGACGGGGCTGCTATTCAAATTTATTTGGATGTGGAAGGAAAAGGCCGCGAGCGTGCAGAACTGATTCGGGATTTTTATGATGTGGCAAGGAAAGAAGAAGAAACATCATTTGACTATCCGGAAATTAATCCGAGTGTGATGGCCTCGCTGTCGGAACTGCTCGGCATCAAGCTGACCGTTGACGACATGAAACAACGGGTCCTAAACGCATTGGAAGATGTGAGCGAAGAATTAGTAAGTAATGACTTTTCCGAAGACGAATTAGTACAATTTGAAAAGCGGTATGAGCAGATGGTGAAACGGAACGAGAAAACCGGGATGAATGGACAAGATTCTCGTTCAGGAAGAAAAGACTAATATTGAGCTGATCCATGTTTTGGGTTGGGCCGCGCGACTTTTTCCATTTTCGCGCGACTCTCGCCCCGGGTCGCGCGAATTCCGGCTCCAGCGCCTTTGTTCAAATATCATTTATGGATTTGTTCTAGGTGCTTCGTGCAGTTAAGATATTCAAGCTTCCAGCCGTCGTCACCTGAAGTGATACAGCTTACTGATGTGTTGGCTAGCAATGTTTGCGTATCTATTTCCGGTATGAGATAGGTTAATAGTTGTTTTAAAAAGGTGCCGTGGCTTACGATTAAAATATTTTCGCCTTCATGTTTTGCTGCCACTTCATCGAGAAATGACATGCCGCGTTCGACCATGCGTTCTCTCGTTTCCAGCCCTAAATCAAGCGATCTCCAGTCAGGTCCCCATGTTGCGGTGCGTTCTTCTTCGGTCATTCCTTCAATCCGGCCGCAGTCGCGTTCCCGAATCCTTTTATCAACATGAAGTTCCACCTTTCCGATGGCTCGTGCAACGGCCTCGGCGGTTTGTTTTGCTCTGGTTAGGTCGCTGGCATAAATGACGTCCCAATTTTCCGTGCAAAGTCGAGCGGCTGCCTGTTCGGCTTCCCTTATGCCTTGTGCATCAAGCGGCACATCGGAGTTTCCTTGTGCCCGTCCTTGTTTATTCCAAAGTGTCGTGCCGTGCCGGACAAAACCAATTGTCGTCATGTCTCTCACTCCAAATCGTTATGCTATGATCAGTATAACATATCGTTGTCGTACTGAACCCGATGCAGCATGATCAGCTGCTCATTAACGTGATAGATGCGAATTTTTTCCGACTAATCTATTTAATTATCTTCAACACTTGTTTAAATGTATCTGTTCCCGCTACTTCCATTAATTCATATAGCGCCATTTCCACGCTCGTACCTTTAATACCGGCCTGTTCCATTGCCTGGATGCCGATTTGTCTGTCGGAAGCAGTTCGTGATGACACAGCATCTTTAACGAGATGGACGTCATAATTCATCGTATGCAGCTCCATTGCCGTCTGATAGACACAAACATGTGCCTCTACCCCGGCTATGAGTGCCTGGCCGCGTCCAGTTGATTGGAGCTTGCTTATGAACGTGTCGTTTTTACATGCGCTGAACGTCATTTTGGGGATTGGTTTTAAGCCATTAAGATATTGAACTAGCTCCGGGACCGTTTCCCCCAACCCTTCCGGATATTGCTCCAACCAAATAATGGGGATGTCTAGAACTTGAAGTCCCCTAATCAGTTTTTCTAATTGACCCAGCACCCGCTCACTGTCCACCACAGTTCGAGCGAGCTTACCCTGAACATCCACAAGAACAAATACCGTATCTTCTTTTTGCAACAACCACCATCCACCCTCTCCTATATTGCTTTACGCTTTATACCTTTACATCGGTCATGCGTCAATCGCGCCCATACTAAATGTATAAAAACCGCCTCATCTCAGAATTCATACCACCATATATATTTCATTACTCATATCGATATAACAAAAGCGCACAGCTTAACTGTACGCTTTTGTCCTATCATGCCTGCGTTGCCGTAATCAATGCCAGATTGTACACATCTTCGGCGCTACAGCCGCGTGACAGGTCATTCACCGGTTTGTTCAGCCCTTGCAAGATTGGGCCAACCGCTTCGAAATTGCCAAGCCGCTGTGCGATTTTATAACCGATATTACCTGCTTCCAGGCTCGGAAAAATAAACACATTCGCATCGCCCTTCAGCACAGAGTCAGGGGCTTTTTTAGCGGCGACGTCCGGAACAAAGGCCGCGTCAAACTGGAATTCTCCGTCAATCACAAGCGATGAATTTTTCTCTCGCGCCAGATTTAGCGCCTCGACAACCTTGTCTGTTTCCTCCGATTCAGCAGATCCTTTCGTGGAAAAACTGAGCATGGCGATACGCGGATCTACATCAAACAGTTTGGCTGTATTGGCACTTTCAACGGCGATCTCCGCCAAATCCTGGCTGTCAGGGCTCATATTAATCGCGCAATCAGCGAAAACATATTTTTCATCACCCCGGACCATGATAAACACGCCGGATGTTTTCTTAACGCCTTCTTTCGTCTTGATAATCTGTAGCGCCGGACGGACAGTATCAGCAGTTGAATGAACCGCGCCGCTGACAAGCCCATCCGCTTTGCCCATATAGACCAGCATCGTGCCGAAATAATTTTCATCGCGGAGAATGTCTTTTGCCTCGTCGGCTGTCACTTTGCCTTTGCGGCGTTCGGCAAACGCGTCAACCATTTCAGTAAAACCTGCATCATCGCTCGGATCTATCCATTCGCACTGGGATACATCAACACCGGCTGCTTTCGCCTTGCTGCTGATTTCCTGCTCATTTCCCAATAATATAGGTGTAACGATTCCTTTAGCAGCAAGCTGTTCAGCCGCTGTCAAAATCCTTTCGTCCAGTCCTTCAGGGAAAACAATCCGTTTATTCCTCTCTTTCAGTCGTCCTTCTATTTCATCAAAAAGATTGCTCATGCTAAGAACCTCCTATTCATACAACGATACACTTCTATCATAAGCGAATTCCTGTCCTATGAAAACAATTTTGATAAGCATATGGTGATTAAAATGACAGGCATATCATTTTCATGCTTATCGTACCCTAAATATGATATAGTTAAAACATGTACAATTAGTCACTGTAATGATTATCGATACATCAGTGAAGCAGCCAATCCGAAAGTAACATATCGGAACTTACTAATGAAGGAGAGATTTACTATGGCAGCTGAAGCGGTTAAAACATTGGACGGGTGGTATTGCCTACATGACATGCGTACCGTGGATTGGACTTCTTGGAAAATGGCATCCAGCGAGGAACGTGATGAAGCCATTCAGGAATTCAAAAACTTGCTGACAAAATGGGAAGAAGTCGAAACAGCGGAAAAAGGCAGTCACGTTCTTTACAACGTTGTCGGCCAGAAAGCGGACTTAATGTTCATGTTTTTGCGCCCGACGATGAACGAATTAACGGACATTGAAACAGAATTCAACAAATCAAAATTTGCCGAGTTTCTGCGCCCTGCTCATTCGTATGTTTCCGTTGTTGAAATTTCACAATATGGTGGGAAAACTTCAGCAGATGATCCAAAAGTCCGGGAGCGGCTTTACCCAATATTACCAAAATGGGAGCATATGTGCTTCTACCCGATGGATAAACGGCGTGAGGGAGATGAAAACTGGTACGCGCTTGATTTTAAGGAACGGGCAAAACTACTTTACGAACATTCCAAAACCGGGCGCCAATATGCTGGTGAAATCAAGCAGATTATTACTGGTTCATTTGGTTTTGACGATTGGGAGTGGGGTGTGACCTTATTTGCACACGACGTGCTCCAGCTGAAAAAAATCGTCTATGAAATGCGTTTTGACGAAGTGAGTGCCAAATATGGCGAGTTCGGAGCGTTTTTTGTCGGTAATCATCTTGCCAAGGATGCCATTGACGCCTATTTGCAAGTATAAATATTGAAATGAAGAACCGGTACTGT from Lentibacillus cibarius carries:
- the hemQ gene encoding hydrogen peroxide-dependent heme synthase gives rise to the protein MAAEAVKTLDGWYCLHDMRTVDWTSWKMASSEERDEAIQEFKNLLTKWEEVETAEKGSHVLYNVVGQKADLMFMFLRPTMNELTDIETEFNKSKFAEFLRPAHSYVSVVEISQYGGKTSADDPKVRERLYPILPKWEHMCFYPMDKRREGDENWYALDFKERAKLLYEHSKTGRQYAGEIKQIITGSFGFDDWEWGVTLFAHDVLQLKKIVYEMRFDEVSAKYGEFGAFFVGNHLAKDAIDAYLQV